A single region of the Candidatus Hydrogenedentota bacterium genome encodes:
- a CDS encoding type II toxin-antitoxin system VapC family toxin — MLCDSNILIYAVHPSDTLCKDFIASRGIAIASVTRIGVLGYPGFRDMSETSKQRLRDLLLSLKSLDLTESVIDRAIQMRQQRLMGLADAIVAGTALVHDMELATRNIADFKNIPGLRQVNPYADPS, encoded by the coding sequence GTGCTCTGCGACAGCAACATCCTGATCTATGCGGTCCATCCATCCGATACCCTGTGCAAGGATTTCATTGCTTCAAGAGGCATCGCAATCGCAAGTGTGACCCGGATCGGGGTTCTGGGTTATCCCGGATTCCGCGATATGTCTGAGACCTCAAAGCAGCGATTGCGCGATCTATTGTTGTCACTCAAATCGCTGGACCTGACGGAGAGTGTCATCGATCGCGCCATTCAGATGCGGCAACAGCGACTCATGGGTTTGGCGGATGCCATCGTTGCGGGCACAGCCCTCGTACACGACATGGAACTCGCCACCCGCAATATCGCTGACTTCAAGAACATTCCGGGGCTCAGGCAGGTAAATCCGTACGCCGACCCGTCCTAA